A part of uncultured Treponema sp. genomic DNA contains:
- a CDS encoding MMPL family transporter, whose translation MKKKFLKTFFRHPWAIIVATLLLTGFLGFFLKNLALENSLRSFFPQKDASYDLLTKTEDEFGSMLSIGITLETKSGTTILTPEYIDVVRKITDRTLELPEVEDIDSVTHIDYVCDENGSISATQLIPDTYTGTDEDIFQLKSRLAEWHDMYNRVIVNDDSTGFQMQISLRPKSDETLSLEENQAKLAELIEQAKTADDKTEINAEIAQTKLNIKELKAQVRKLGTDIMRQQKVLAKVKQIVNEETDGHHLNVKFVGEPVLSEESKQFMISDLLVLIPLVIVVVLLSLYMSFKTVTGMLLPLCTVLLSTIISVGMMGFFGITFTLISSVIPVSLIAVGSAYGIHVLSHYYIAINSVEGEMTKEKYEECVFSGLNEVIVAVLLAGVTTIVGFISLITSPLGPLHSFAVFTAVGVSLSLLLSITFIPAVLLLKDYRKAVKRERNIDKLTAKVKAKMEKAKRRLELAKIQRGGKTEAEASGDTLYSIYKFFCGSVPRLVLTSIIIIVLSFTGLRVLKIDTALINYFPKNCDFRKDVDHIDQQYAGSNCLFFVIQGQEKGDISNPELLKAVDNMEHYLAANHENIGKIVSFTTFIKRINQVWHVPGAQPVSSSESSDSSSSGFSDGWDDWGSDFGTDSSSSSDDWSDWGTDDSETQASPAQDFVDPNIAYSEQLETSMTTKQVLELLNKAYVEAGGQYASVEDIVNQLMKQVNYNGTAYYEIPYDTSKYPVAAREELKNVVENYLTLLSGSLDRFIDDDMNPKEMRITCQLRSHSSEESGIIIADAKSYAAEHFPEGYTLEATGSAQMEHRMTSMIVSSQITSLALSLFSVFLIIAISFKSCWAGLLGAIPLAFSILLNYMTMGFCEINLDFITSIIASVAVGVGIDYTIHFMTTYREERTKTENVVEVLKETFRKSGRGILTNALAVGLGFLVLTLSKFIVLRYIGILVAIVMFTSSFLAMTIIPGILNLTDPKFMRPKEKTENK comes from the coding sequence ATGAAAAAGAAATTTCTAAAAACTTTTTTTAGGCATCCTTGGGCAATAATTGTAGCCACGTTGCTGCTCACAGGATTCTTAGGATTCTTCTTAAAGAATTTGGCCCTTGAAAATTCGCTTCGTTCATTCTTCCCGCAAAAAGATGCATCTTATGATTTGCTTACAAAAACCGAAGATGAATTCGGAAGCATGCTTTCTATTGGAATCACATTAGAAACAAAAAGCGGAACAACAATACTTACTCCAGAATACATTGATGTTGTAAGAAAAATCACTGACAGAACTCTTGAATTGCCTGAAGTTGAAGACATAGATTCTGTTACACACATCGATTATGTCTGCGATGAAAATGGCTCAATATCAGCAACACAACTTATTCCAGACACATACACAGGAACTGACGAAGATATTTTCCAGCTGAAATCACGGCTTGCTGAATGGCACGATATGTACAACCGCGTAATCGTGAACGACGACAGCACTGGATTTCAAATGCAAATTTCACTTCGTCCAAAAAGCGATGAAACCCTTTCACTGGAAGAAAATCAGGCTAAACTTGCAGAACTTATAGAGCAGGCAAAAACTGCGGACGACAAAACAGAAATCAATGCGGAAATCGCACAGACAAAATTGAACATAAAAGAATTAAAAGCTCAAGTCAGAAAACTCGGAACTGACATTATGAGACAGCAAAAAGTTCTTGCGAAAGTAAAGCAAATTGTAAATGAAGAAACAGACGGACATCATCTGAATGTGAAATTTGTAGGCGAACCTGTTCTTTCAGAAGAATCAAAGCAGTTTATGATTTCAGACTTGTTGGTTTTGATTCCGCTTGTAATTGTTGTTGTTCTTCTTTCTCTTTACATGAGCTTTAAAACTGTAACTGGAATGCTTCTTCCTTTGTGCACGGTTTTGCTTTCAACAATAATTTCCGTTGGAATGATGGGATTCTTTGGAATAACTTTCACTCTGATTTCAAGCGTAATTCCAGTTTCGTTAATTGCGGTCGGCTCTGCATACGGAATCCATGTTCTTTCGCATTACTACATTGCAATCAACAGTGTTGAAGGTGAAATGACAAAAGAAAAATATGAAGAGTGCGTTTTCTCTGGCTTGAATGAAGTTATCGTTGCAGTTTTGCTTGCTGGAGTTACAACAATCGTAGGCTTCATTTCACTTATAACAAGCCCGCTCGGACCTTTGCATAGCTTTGCAGTATTCACAGCAGTTGGAGTTTCACTTTCGCTTCTTCTTTCTATAACATTTATTCCCGCAGTTCTTCTTTTGAAGGATTACAGAAAAGCTGTAAAAAGAGAACGCAATATCGACAAACTCACTGCAAAAGTAAAAGCAAAAATGGAAAAAGCAAAACGCCGTCTTGAGCTGGCAAAAATTCAGCGCGGCGGAAAAACAGAAGCAGAAGCTAGCGGCGACACGCTTTATTCAATCTACAAATTTTTCTGCGGCTCTGTTCCACGGCTTGTTCTTACTTCAATTATCATAATTGTTCTTTCATTCACTGGACTCAGAGTTCTAAAAATTGACACTGCGTTAATCAACTACTTCCCAAAGAACTGCGACTTCAGAAAAGATGTTGACCACATCGATCAACAATACGCCGGTTCAAACTGCCTCTTCTTTGTAATTCAAGGACAGGAAAAAGGAGACATTTCAAATCCGGAACTTTTGAAAGCAGTTGACAACATGGAGCATTATCTTGCGGCAAACCATGAGAACATTGGAAAAATTGTTTCTTTCACAACATTTATAAAACGCATAAACCAAGTTTGGCACGTTCCTGGAGCACAGCCAGTTTCTTCAAGCGAATCATCAGATTCTTCTTCAAGCGGATTTTCTGACGGATGGGACGACTGGGGCTCTGATTTTGGAACAGACAGTTCTTCATCTTCTGACGACTGGTCAGACTGGGGAACAGATGATTCAGAAACGCAAGCTTCTCCTGCTCAGGATTTTGTAGACCCGAACATTGCTTACAGCGAGCAGCTTGAAACTTCAATGACAACAAAGCAAGTTCTTGAGCTTTTGAACAAGGCTTATGTTGAAGCAGGCGGACAATATGCTTCCGTAGAAGATATTGTTAACCAGCTTATGAAACAGGTTAACTACAACGGAACTGCATACTATGAAATTCCTTACGACACTTCAAAGTATCCAGTTGCGGCTCGTGAAGAACTGAAAAATGTTGTTGAAAACTATCTCACACTTTTAAGCGGCTCACTTGACAGATTTATCGACGATGACATGAATCCAAAGGAAATGCGCATAACTTGCCAGCTTAGAAGCCATTCATCAGAGGAAAGCGGAATCATAATTGCAGATGCAAAAAGCTACGCCGCAGAACATTTCCCTGAAGGCTACACTCTCGAAGCAACTGGTTCAGCGCAGATGGAACACAGAATGACAAGCATGATTGTTTCAAGCCAAATCACAAGCCTTGCGCTTTCGTTGTTCTCTGTATTCCTGATTATTGCAATTTCATTCAAATCTTGCTGGGCAGGACTTCTGGGAGCAATTCCCCTTGCGTTCAGCATTCTTCTTAACTACATGACAATGGGATTCTGCGAAATCAACCTTGACTTCATTACAAGCATTATAGCTTCGGTTGCAGTCGGTGTTGGTATTGACTACACAATTCACTTTATGACAACCTATAGAGAAGAAAGGACGAAAACAGAAAATGTCGTTGAAGTTCTAAAGGAAACTTTCAGAAAGAGCGGACGCGGAATTCTTACAAACGCGCTTGCAGTAGGACTTGGATTCCTTGTTCTTACACTTTCAAAGTTTATAGTTTTGCGCTACATTGGAATTCTTGTTGCAATCGTAATGTTTACTTCAAGCTTCCTTGCAATGACAATTATTCCAGGAATTTTGAATCTAACAGATCCGAAATTTATGCGCCCAAAAGAAAAAACTGAAAACAAATAA
- a CDS encoding metalloregulator ArsR/SmtB family transcription factor has translation MKKCEVLQMGISKSELKKIHEMLNKCGPLFIALGDEVRQKLILDIADAGEEGISVMDLTSKSNLSRPAISHHLKILKDSGFVKTIKRGTWVFYKISISENFAEIDKLVNESLRIIEKVRKEQAE, from the coding sequence TTGAAAAAATGCGAGGTTCTGCAGATGGGAATAAGCAAGTCCGAATTAAAAAAAATACATGAAATGCTCAATAAATGCGGACCTCTTTTTATAGCTCTTGGAGATGAAGTTCGCCAAAAGCTTATTCTTGACATAGCTGATGCCGGCGAAGAAGGAATAAGCGTAATGGATTTAACTTCAAAGTCAAATCTTTCGCGCCCTGCGATTTCGCATCATTTAAAAATTTTAAAGGATTCTGGATTTGTAAAAACAATAAAACGCGGCACTTGGGTTTTCTACAAAATTTCCATTTCAGAAAATTTTGCAGAAATTGACAAGCTTGTAAATGAAAGCCTCAGAATAATAGAAAAAGTAAGAAAAGAGCAGGCTGAATGA
- the deoC gene encoding deoxyribose-phosphate aldolase: MTKQELAKFIDQTLLSPEATEEQVEKFCQQAKEYGFASVCINPVFVSTAAKILSGSQTKVCTVIDFPLGAGGTESKMSQADIAITNGADELDFVIDLNLVKSKKWNELTQQLSFLTKSVQEASMFAEKDGLPRKGKVLTKLILETTLLDDDEIIQSCICAKNAGFDFVKTSTGFSMKKPNGATIHAVELMRKTVGNEMGVKASGGIHSTQEALDFISAGANRIGASSGIQIVDGLN, translated from the coding sequence ATGACAAAACAGGAACTTGCAAAATTTATAGACCAGACTCTTCTTTCGCCGGAAGCCACAGAAGAACAAGTTGAAAAATTCTGCCAGCAAGCAAAAGAATACGGATTTGCAAGCGTCTGCATAAATCCAGTTTTTGTTTCAACTGCGGCAAAAATTCTTTCAGGCTCGCAAACAAAAGTTTGCACTGTAATAGATTTTCCACTTGGAGCCGGAGGAACAGAATCAAAAATGTCGCAGGCAGACATTGCAATTACAAACGGCGCAGACGAGCTTGACTTTGTAATCGATTTGAATCTTGTAAAAAGCAAAAAATGGAACGAGCTTACACAGCAACTTTCATTTTTAACAAAGAGCGTTCAAGAAGCTTCGATGTTTGCAGAAAAAGACGGACTTCCGCGCAAAGGAAAAGTTTTAACAAAGCTGATTTTAGAAACAACGCTTTTGGATGACGATGAAATAATTCAGTCTTGCATTTGCGCAAAAAACGCAGGATTTGATTTTGTAAAAACCTCCACAGGATTTTCAATGAAAAAGCCGAACGGAGCAACAATCCATGCTGTTGAGCTGATGAGAAAAACTGTAGGAAATGAAATGGGCGTAAAAGCAAGCGGCGGAATTCATTCTACGCAGGAAGCGTTGGATTTTATTTCGGCTGGAGCAAACAGAATCGGAGCAAGCTCAGGAATTCAAATTGTGGACGGTCTGAACTAA
- a CDS encoding MBL fold metallo-hydrolase → MAINEKSFVKLSANVGMFCHSTNIGVVFSNDEIFLIDSGQSEEDGKLIAETLSSLFPEKKIKAVIQTHSHADHCGGSLYLKKNLGIQIWASAESARIMEVPAIIGAIYCGGVSLKEFDIPQFTPPEPIFTDRILTEEKIELDDVFISFYFLPGHFFDQIGILVQDKSDGIRSFFLGDSFFGIELLKKTWIPFLCNQKDFRKSVRKIASIKSDFYIPGHGSKCTFATINAFAEINIMVTYEFESLILKKIKEGFKTTEELLKAIADYSSIKMKVVPFYLIGTTLRSYLSCLEHEGQIACEIIDNKLIWRTLK, encoded by the coding sequence ATGGCTATAAATGAAAAATCATTTGTAAAACTTTCAGCTAACGTTGGAATGTTCTGCCACTCCACAAATATTGGAGTTGTTTTCAGCAATGACGAAATTTTTCTTATTGACTCAGGGCAGTCAGAAGAAGACGGAAAACTCATTGCTGAAACACTTTCATCTCTCTTTCCTGAAAAAAAAATCAAAGCTGTAATCCAGACACATTCACACGCTGACCATTGCGGCGGCTCTTTATATCTGAAAAAAAATTTAGGAATTCAAATCTGGGCTTCGGCTGAATCCGCGAGAATAATGGAAGTTCCCGCGATAATCGGAGCAATTTACTGCGGCGGAGTTTCGCTAAAAGAATTTGATATTCCGCAGTTCACGCCGCCAGAACCAATTTTCACAGACAGAATTTTAACGGAAGAAAAAATCGAGCTTGACGATGTTTTTATTTCATTTTATTTTCTTCCGGGACATTTTTTTGACCAGATTGGAATTTTAGTTCAGGACAAGTCAGACGGAATAAGAAGTTTTTTTCTTGGCGACAGTTTCTTCGGAATTGAACTTTTAAAAAAAACTTGGATTCCGTTTTTATGCAACCAAAAAGATTTCAGAAAATCAGTAAGAAAAATCGCATCGATAAAATCTGATTTTTATATTCCAGGCCACGGCTCAAAATGCACATTCGCAACAATAAACGCGTTTGCAGAAATAAACATAATGGTTACTTACGAATTTGAATCTCTAATTTTAAAAAAAATAAAAGAAGGATTCAAAACAACGGAAGAACTTTTAAAAGCAATCGCCGACTATTCATCAATAAAAATGAAAGTTGTTCCGTTTTATTTAATCGGTACAACGTTGCGTTCATATCTTTCTTGCCTTGAGCACGAAGGACAAATCGCCTGCGAAATCATAGACAACAAACTTATTTGGAGGACTTTGAAATGA
- the greA gene encoding transcription elongation factor GreA yields the protein MSEELENSVREMLKAETWTRAGITNFTKNNIEELEKVLDECRNQNCEYAIKDICDEQLAHTKDSIVALYLSGMIAMRTGSVDTSSLYALFDIFEKNHKESLVEYLCNSILEDDPQNKLALRKLADYYKASNDDRLWELYEKIVKLDFEEAEMARVLAERYDSQGNREAAINYYKKALLRFVAAKNIGSAKAIWSILVSYIPEELDFFMLVQRKIAKTISEDKSAILMQELYAYYKETAKWDTAISILKLILEIDSKDSWARKEITECFRGKYADHSHLEDYIKSSNLNQSFRNVFEAINDFEKHIAFDAKNYVYHRTWGVGIISKVEGDILTINFGKKTGVHTMSLKMAVSALQPLAKDHIKVYKKTVKHEELVKKVKSDIPWTLKTIIKSYNNNCDEKHIKAELVPSILKDAVKDKDGKTKGSSEWTSWHAKAQKILAEAPFCVNPNDANFYTVRDRELSKSERLANEFKANKEFFPRIDIMARYLEAIEDPSDDQFSEMFSYFANYLKAFTSVDEHIVASYLVVQEIVKRISALENPAKFTFAELYSEIENPREMYTKLKDTKNTHLKKMFLANIKMLPDWDSQYTFLFPTVLDKNLIAEIISAGKKEKAVRLVQDIFNDYRSNRNAVNYFISKCKTEEWFVEAKISEEKQLVTLVNIISVCNREKNNHVNTVENTKTIKEATALLFGNKLNEDKNPMLEYMLANSTDVITRMYTMVSDLSDLELQYKAALRNGILKKYPDFKFQEAEIKQEAPKGLLVTAKMLEVKRSLAEDIEKVQLPKVAAEIGEAKEKGDLKENAEYIAAKEAQHRLNVQLSKLKEELSRAVVFDPTTATTSIVSFGTKVTLHNNIENNEVVYTILGPWESNVDEGIISYLSPLGNNLLDMKNGEQRAFTINDHKYDYTVKSIEAAEV from the coding sequence ATGTCTGAAGAACTTGAAAATTCTGTCCGCGAAATGCTGAAGGCAGAAACATGGACACGAGCGGGAATTACAAACTTCACCAAGAACAACATCGAAGAACTTGAAAAAGTCCTTGACGAATGTAGAAACCAGAACTGTGAGTACGCCATCAAGGACATCTGCGATGAGCAGCTTGCGCACACAAAAGACAGCATTGTAGCCCTTTATCTTTCAGGCATGATTGCAATGCGCACAGGTTCCGTAGACACAAGCTCCCTTTACGCGCTTTTTGATATTTTTGAAAAGAACCACAAGGAATCTCTCGTTGAATATCTTTGCAATTCTATTCTTGAAGACGATCCGCAGAACAAGCTTGCCCTAAGAAAACTTGCGGATTACTACAAGGCTTCAAATGATGACAGGCTCTGGGAACTTTATGAGAAAATTGTAAAGCTTGACTTTGAAGAAGCAGAAATGGCGCGTGTTCTTGCTGAACGCTACGACTCTCAGGGAAACAGAGAAGCCGCAATAAATTACTATAAAAAGGCATTGCTCCGCTTTGTCGCCGCAAAAAACATCGGATCTGCAAAAGCTATATGGTCAATTCTTGTTTCTTATATTCCAGAAGAACTTGATTTCTTTATGCTGGTTCAGCGCAAAATTGCAAAGACAATCAGCGAAGACAAGTCAGCAATTCTCATGCAGGAACTTTACGCATATTACAAGGAAACCGCAAAATGGGACACAGCAATCAGCATTCTAAAGCTTATTCTTGAAATCGACAGCAAGGATTCCTGGGCGCGCAAGGAAATCACAGAATGTTTCCGAGGAAAATACGCAGACCATTCGCATCTTGAAGACTACATCAAATCTTCAAATTTGAATCAGTCGTTCCGCAATGTTTTTGAAGCAATCAATGACTTTGAAAAGCATATTGCATTCGACGCAAAAAATTATGTTTACCACAGAACTTGGGGCGTTGGAATTATTTCAAAAGTTGAAGGCGACATTCTTACAATCAACTTCGGAAAGAAAACCGGCGTTCATACAATGTCTTTGAAAATGGCAGTCAGCGCGCTTCAGCCTCTTGCAAAAGACCACATCAAAGTCTACAAGAAAACTGTAAAGCATGAAGAACTTGTAAAAAAAGTAAAGTCAGACATTCCATGGACTTTAAAAACAATAATCAAAAGCTACAATAATAACTGCGACGAAAAGCACATCAAGGCGGAACTTGTTCCTTCAATTTTGAAAGACGCAGTTAAGGATAAAGACGGAAAAACAAAAGGTTCAAGCGAATGGACAAGCTGGCACGCAAAGGCTCAGAAAATTCTTGCGGAAGCTCCGTTCTGCGTAAATCCAAACGATGCGAATTTCTACACAGTTCGCGACAGGGAACTCAGCAAGTCAGAGCGTCTTGCAAATGAATTCAAGGCAAACAAGGAATTCTTCCCGAGAATCGATATAATGGCTCGTTATCTTGAAGCAATTGAAGATCCTTCTGACGACCAGTTCTCTGAAATGTTCAGCTACTTTGCAAACTATCTCAAAGCATTCACTTCGGTAGACGAGCATATTGTGGCGTCTTATCTTGTTGTTCAGGAAATCGTAAAAAGAATTTCTGCGCTTGAAAATCCTGCAAAGTTCACATTCGCCGAGCTTTATTCAGAAATTGAAAATCCGCGCGAAATGTACACAAAACTCAAGGACACAAAAAATACTCATCTCAAGAAAATGTTCCTTGCGAATATCAAAATGCTTCCGGACTGGGATTCTCAGTACACATTCCTGTTCCCGACTGTGCTTGATAAAAATCTTATCGCGGAAATTATTTCAGCTGGAAAAAAAGAAAAAGCTGTCCGCCTTGTTCAGGATATTTTCAACGACTACAGAAGCAACAGAAATGCTGTAAACTATTTTATTTCTAAATGCAAAACAGAAGAATGGTTCGTTGAAGCGAAAATTTCAGAGGAAAAGCAGCTTGTAACTTTGGTCAACATAATTTCAGTCTGCAACCGTGAAAAAAACAATCACGTAAACACAGTTGAAAACACAAAGACAATAAAAGAAGCCACTGCCCTTCTCTTTGGAAACAAACTGAATGAAGACAAGAATCCGATGCTTGAGTACATGCTTGCAAATTCAACTGATGTTATTACAAGAATGTACACAATGGTCAGCGACCTTTCCGACCTTGAGCTGCAATACAAAGCCGCTTTAAGAAACGGAATCTTGAAAAAATATCCAGACTTCAAATTCCAGGAAGCAGAAATCAAGCAGGAAGCTCCAAAAGGACTTTTGGTTACTGCAAAAATGCTCGAAGTCAAACGCTCGCTTGCTGAAGACATTGAAAAAGTTCAGCTTCCAAAAGTTGCTGCTGAAATCGGCGAAGCAAAAGAAAAAGGCGACCTTAAGGAAAATGCTGAATACATCGCGGCAAAAGAAGCTCAGCACCGTCTCAACGTTCAGCTTTCAAAACTCAAGGAAGAACTTTCGCGCGCAGTTGTATTCGATCCTACAACAGCCACAACATCGATTGTTTCATTCGGAACAAAAGTTACATTGCATAACAACATTGAAAACAATGAAGTTGTTTATACAATTCTTGGTCCGTGGGAATCAAATGTTGATGAAGGAATAATTTCTTATCTTTCACCGCTCGGAAACAATCTTCTTGATATGAAAAACGGAGAGCAAAGAGCGTTTACAATCAACGACCACAAATATGATTACACTGTAAAATCTATTGAGGCCGCTGAAGTTTAA
- the rpe gene encoding ribulose-phosphate 3-epimerase, producing MKKNSRFLSPSLLSADFSDLNSAFKFIEEKGSSFVHVDVMDGHFVPQVSYGQPVISSIRKCTKLPFDVHLMIERPENSIVSYIEAGADIVTFHIEATCHADRCVQLIHNAGKKAGIALCPATPLSAVEELLPFVDLVLVMSVNPGWGGQKLIPYTIEKIRKLADIQREKNFKYLISVDGGINQETLEDVLEAGTDIVVSGSSFFRGNLEWK from the coding sequence ATGAAAAAAAACAGCCGATTTCTTTCACCGTCGCTCCTTTCCGCGGATTTTTCAGATTTGAATTCTGCATTTAAATTTATAGAAGAAAAGGGCAGTTCCTTTGTTCACGTTGATGTGATGGACGGACATTTTGTGCCGCAGGTTTCTTATGGTCAGCCTGTAATCAGTTCAATCCGAAAATGCACAAAGCTTCCGTTTGACGTTCATCTTATGATTGAGCGCCCGGAAAATTCAATTGTTTCCTATATAGAGGCTGGCGCGGACATTGTTACATTTCATATAGAAGCAACTTGCCATGCGGATCGATGTGTTCAGCTTATTCATAACGCCGGAAAAAAAGCTGGAATCGCATTGTGTCCGGCAACTCCCTTGAGCGCGGTTGAAGAGCTTTTGCCTTTTGTTGACCTTGTGCTTGTTATGTCTGTGAATCCGGGGTGGGGCGGACAAAAACTTATTCCATATACTATTGAAAAAATCAGAAAACTTGCCGATATACAGAGAGAGAAAAACTTTAAATATCTTATTTCTGTAGATGGCGGCATAAATCAAGAAACCTTGGAGGATGTCCTTGAAGCGGGAACAGATATTGTTGTTTCCGGCTCGTCATTTTTCAGGGGGAATTTAGAATGGAAATAA
- a CDS encoding tetratricopeptide repeat protein produces MEIKKRFVLAFLVLTFALPFAFSQKTSSGESAADSFVQGLICYKDKAWTDASVFLRQAADSEEYSTDSTWFMVIMSLVYSEDFSSAVNACDYFISAFPESSLLPAVEYQRGRALHSIGQNDSAVMALGSFCNEYPESKMYSSALYWIAECFYEDYDYETARSLYERIVSEYPDSAKCGDAEFKLYLITQRDREQKLLYLLKMTGEEYLSSKENYERELRTMQSEDIAELKKQLRIANSRIRELEENASASLPSASNVRAENSNEGIPVSSGGIEDEEMYSLKEKAALIQKLLDEKYGGK; encoded by the coding sequence ATGGAAATAAAAAAACGCTTTGTGCTGGCTTTTCTTGTTTTGACTTTTGCGCTTCCGTTTGCATTTAGCCAGAAAACTTCATCAGGTGAAAGCGCGGCGGATTCTTTTGTTCAAGGACTTATTTGCTATAAAGACAAAGCTTGGACTGACGCTTCTGTATTTTTGAGGCAGGCTGCGGATTCAGAGGAATATTCAACGGATTCAACTTGGTTTATGGTCATTATGAGCCTTGTTTATTCTGAAGATTTTTCATCTGCTGTGAATGCCTGCGATTATTTTATTTCCGCTTTTCCAGAAAGCTCTTTGCTTCCTGCAGTTGAATATCAGCGTGGAAGAGCGTTGCATAGCATCGGACAGAATGACAGCGCGGTAATGGCACTTGGAAGTTTCTGCAATGAATATCCAGAAAGCAAAATGTATTCTTCTGCATTGTACTGGATTGCCGAGTGTTTTTATGAAGACTACGATTACGAAACAGCCCGCTCTTTGTATGAAAGAATTGTTTCAGAATATCCAGACAGCGCAAAATGCGGTGATGCGGAATTCAAGCTTTACCTTATAACACAGCGCGACCGTGAACAGAAGCTTCTGTATCTTTTGAAAATGACTGGCGAAGAATATCTTAGCAGCAAGGAAAACTATGAGCGCGAACTTAGAACTATGCAGTCGGAAGATATTGCCGAGCTGAAAAAACAGCTTAGAATTGCAAACAGCAGAATCAGGGAACTTGAAGAAAATGCTTCAGCAAGTTTGCCTTCTGCTTCAAATGTCCGCGCGGAAAATTCAAATGAAGGAATTCCAGTTTCTTCCGGCGGAATTGAAGATGAGGAAATGTATTCTCTAAAAGAAAAAGCCGCTTTGATTCAAAAACTTCTTGATGAAAAATATGGGGGAAAGTAA